In a genomic window of Festucalex cinctus isolate MCC-2025b chromosome 11, RoL_Fcin_1.0, whole genome shotgun sequence:
- the rcbtb1 gene encoding RCC1 and BTB domain-containing protein 1 isoform X2 — MALSELGEVVTWGYNNCGQLGTGNMALQSYPRLIPYYLEKKKVVSIVCGQNWSIALVDNGEVYGWGNNTNGQLGIGNTSNQLSPCRILELPAIYVQQIVCGYAHTLALTDEGVLYAWGSNTYGQLGTGNKINQLVPVQIMSDKGRIVEVAACHSTHTSAAKTRSGQVYMWGQCRGQSILLPHLTHFTCTDDVFACFATPPVTWRLLSKEFDDFLTVAQSVKKQFDNPGTADLKFCVDGKYIHVHKAFLKIRCEHFRSMFQSHWIEDKKDVIEIDQFSFPVYRSFLKFLYTDNVDVLPEDAIELMDLATSYCEDRLNRLCQHIIKNGIAVENAFTLLSAAMRYDAEDLEDFCFKFCINHLTKVTQTDAFSQMDGDMLKAFICRASRYGAFKY, encoded by the exons ATGGCACTCAGTGAACTTGGAGAG GTGGTGACGTGGGGTTACAACAACTGCGGCCAGCTGGGCACCGGTAACATGGCCCTTCAGTCTTACCCGCGCCTCATTCCCTACTACCTTGAGAAAAAGAAGGTGGTCAGCATCGTCTGTGGCCAGAACTGGTCCATAGCGTTGGTGGACAACGGCGAG GTGTACGGTTGGGGCAACAATACGAACGGACAGCTGGGAATTGGGAATACCAGCAACCAGCTGTCTCCCTGCCGAATTTTGGAATTGCCTGCTATATACGTACAACAG ATCGTGTGCGGGTATGCGCATACGTTGGCGCTGACGGATGAAGGCGTGCTGTACGCGTGGGGCTCCAACACATACGGACAACTAGGCACAGGCAACAAGATCAACCAATTGGTCCCCGTGCAGATTATGAGCGATAAAGGAAG GAtcgtggaggtggccgcctgtCACTCCACGCACACGTCAGCCGCCAAGACGCGGAGCGGCCAGGTGTACATGTGGGGCCAGTGCCGGGGGCAGTCCATCCTGCTGCCCCACCTCACGCACTTCACCTGCACCGACGACGTCTTCGCCTGCTTTGCCACGCCCCCGGTCACGTGGAGGCTTCTGTCCAAGG AGTTTGACGACTTCCTGACGGTGGCTCAGTCTGTCAAGAAGCAGTTTGACAACCCGGGGACGGCCGACCTCAAGTTCTGCGTGGACGGCAAATACATCCATGTCCACAAAGCATTTCTCAAGATCAG GTGTGAACACTTCCGCTCCATGTTCCAGTCGCACTGGATCGAAGACAAGAAGGATGTGATTGAAATCGACCAGTTCTCCTTCCCGGTGTATCGCTCCTTCCTGAAGTTCCTCTACACCGACAACGTGGACGTGCTGCCGGAGGACGCCATCG AACTTATGGACCTGGCCACGTCGTACTGCGAGGACCGTCTGAATCGTCTGTGCCAGCACATCATCAAGAACGGCATCGCGGTGGAGAACGCCTTCACGCTGCTGTCGGCCGCCATGCGCTACGATGCCGAG GATCTGGAGGATTTCTGCTTCAAGTTTTGCATCAACCACCTGACTAAAGTGACACAGACGGACGCCTTCAGCCAGATGGATGGCGACATGCTCAAGGCCTTCATATGTCGAGCCAGCCGCTACGGCGCCTTCAAGTACTGA
- the rcbtb1 gene encoding RCC1 and BTB domain-containing protein 1 isoform X1 translates to MVDVAKWPLFNLLKPQERASISKVCVFGASGNEALFITSDDEVYVFGLNSSNCLGTGDSQSTIVAKKLDLLSGRKVISMSYGSGPHVLLATEDGELFTWGHNGYSQLGNGNANQVLAPVLVSPFNNKVVEVACGSHHSMALSELGEVVTWGYNNCGQLGTGNMALQSYPRLIPYYLEKKKVVSIVCGQNWSIALVDNGEVYGWGNNTNGQLGIGNTSNQLSPCRILELPAIYVQQIVCGYAHTLALTDEGVLYAWGSNTYGQLGTGNKINQLVPVQIMSDKGRIVEVAACHSTHTSAAKTRSGQVYMWGQCRGQSILLPHLTHFTCTDDVFACFATPPVTWRLLSKEFDDFLTVAQSVKKQFDNPGTADLKFCVDGKYIHVHKAFLKIRCEHFRSMFQSHWIEDKKDVIEIDQFSFPVYRSFLKFLYTDNVDVLPEDAIELMDLATSYCEDRLNRLCQHIIKNGIAVENAFTLLSAAMRYDAEDLEDFCFKFCINHLTKVTQTDAFSQMDGDMLKAFICRASRYGAFKY, encoded by the exons ATGGtggatgtggcaaaatggcccctCTTCAATCTGTTGAAGCCCCAGGAGCGGGCCTCCATAAgtaaagtgtgtgtttttggtgCGTCCGGCAATGAGGCCCTCTTCATCACCAGTGACGATGAG GTTTATGTGTTTGGGCTCAACAGCAGTAACTGCTTGGGCACTGGAGACAGCCAGAGCACTATCGTAGCCAAGAAGCTGGACTTACTGAGCGGCAGAAAGGTGATCAGCATGAGCTACGGCAGCGGCCCGCACGTGCTGCTGGCCACCGAGG ACGGTGAGCTGTTTACATGGGGGCACAATGGCTACAGCCAGCTGGGGAACGGGAACGCCAACCAAGTGCTAGCGCCCGTGTTGGTTAGTCCGTTCAACAACAAAGTGGTCGAGGTGGCCTGCGGCTCTCACCACTCGATGGCACTCAGTGAACTTGGAGAG GTGGTGACGTGGGGTTACAACAACTGCGGCCAGCTGGGCACCGGTAACATGGCCCTTCAGTCTTACCCGCGCCTCATTCCCTACTACCTTGAGAAAAAGAAGGTGGTCAGCATCGTCTGTGGCCAGAACTGGTCCATAGCGTTGGTGGACAACGGCGAG GTGTACGGTTGGGGCAACAATACGAACGGACAGCTGGGAATTGGGAATACCAGCAACCAGCTGTCTCCCTGCCGAATTTTGGAATTGCCTGCTATATACGTACAACAG ATCGTGTGCGGGTATGCGCATACGTTGGCGCTGACGGATGAAGGCGTGCTGTACGCGTGGGGCTCCAACACATACGGACAACTAGGCACAGGCAACAAGATCAACCAATTGGTCCCCGTGCAGATTATGAGCGATAAAGGAAG GAtcgtggaggtggccgcctgtCACTCCACGCACACGTCAGCCGCCAAGACGCGGAGCGGCCAGGTGTACATGTGGGGCCAGTGCCGGGGGCAGTCCATCCTGCTGCCCCACCTCACGCACTTCACCTGCACCGACGACGTCTTCGCCTGCTTTGCCACGCCCCCGGTCACGTGGAGGCTTCTGTCCAAGG AGTTTGACGACTTCCTGACGGTGGCTCAGTCTGTCAAGAAGCAGTTTGACAACCCGGGGACGGCCGACCTCAAGTTCTGCGTGGACGGCAAATACATCCATGTCCACAAAGCATTTCTCAAGATCAG GTGTGAACACTTCCGCTCCATGTTCCAGTCGCACTGGATCGAAGACAAGAAGGATGTGATTGAAATCGACCAGTTCTCCTTCCCGGTGTATCGCTCCTTCCTGAAGTTCCTCTACACCGACAACGTGGACGTGCTGCCGGAGGACGCCATCG AACTTATGGACCTGGCCACGTCGTACTGCGAGGACCGTCTGAATCGTCTGTGCCAGCACATCATCAAGAACGGCATCGCGGTGGAGAACGCCTTCACGCTGCTGTCGGCCGCCATGCGCTACGATGCCGAG GATCTGGAGGATTTCTGCTTCAAGTTTTGCATCAACCACCTGACTAAAGTGACACAGACGGACGCCTTCAGCCAGATGGATGGCGACATGCTCAAGGCCTTCATATGTCGAGCCAGCCGCTACGGCGCCTTCAAGTACTGA
- the LOC144030492 gene encoding uncharacterized protein LOC144030492 isoform X1 — protein MLLKNPSILVTSHLKSLTAIDGKRRQIMHFCWAGSECVKGSPTFDVVAAALEEIHSEYHIRNKVTRTTTDSGSNILKAFRLYAEEKEEAPDGQDDGESILDDAAQENEFEVEHQDVTSILNDNTGLEYQLPRHQKCACHLLNLILTVDTTNAGAANETYKRLSRAAFAKCHASWNKTSRPTMDYIRVDREYKLKLLRWGQTRWDSLFLFVERVVRIQKKRGEEAICSVCTALKIKMFNHAEMGFLAEYTAVMKPVVLALNLLQDQSSVHMGFLLPTLYQLQEDLKRLEPSCKICGPLVGALREGIQKRFGDVMKEPELIAAAILLPSLRTSWTTDESIIKAGLDFIRNHLDTELEEVSASSSLSDEDDFIASMESGKPDAGELERYLSCTSTAGVDLLQTFPHIKKLSLKINTGLPASAACERQVFSHAGLLFTARRSQLHDKNLESQLLLKLNRDFTE, from the exons atgttgcttaaaaatccatcaattttggttacatctcatcttaagtcattgactgccattgacggaaaaagacgtcaaataatgcatttttgctgggctggcagtgaatgtgttaaaggctCACCCACATTTGATGTTGTTGCTGCAGCATTAGAGGAAATACATTCTGAGTATCACATCAGAAATAAAGTCACCAGGACAACAACAGACAGCGGTTCAAACATCTTGAAAGCGTTTCGGCTATATGCTGAGGAGAAAGAAGAAGCCCCTGATGGACAGGATGATGGAGAGTCTATCCTTGATGATGCAGCACAAGAAAATGAGTTTGAGGTTGAGCATCAAGATGTGACTTCTATTCTGAATGACAACACAGGTCTTGAGTACCAACTTCCAAGACACCAAAAGTGTGCATGTCATCTCCTCAATCTCATCTTAACAGTCGACACCACCAATgctggagctgccaatgaaacATACAAAAGACTGTCTCGAGCTGCTTTTGCAAAATGTCATGCTTCGTGGAATAAAACCAGCAGGCCAACCATGGATTATATAAGAGTGGACCGCGAGTACAAGCTGAAGCTTCTTCGATGGGGTCAGACCCGTTGGGACTCCCTGTTCCTTTTTGTGGAAAGGGTTGTGCGCATTCAGAAAAAGCGAGGAGAGGAAGCGATTTGCAGTGTTTGCACAGCATTAAAGATAAAGAT GTTCAATCACGCAGAAATGGGATTTTTGGCTGAGTACACTGCTGTGATGAAGCCTGTTGTCCTGGCCCTTAACCTCCTCCAAGACCAATCATCTGTGCACATGGGCTTCTTGCTGCCAACACTTTACCAGTTACAGGAGGACCTGAAGAGGCTGGAGCCATCTTGCAAAATATGTGGACCTCTTGTTGGTGCCCTGCGGGAAGGAATCCAGAAACGTTTCGGAGATGTCATGAAAGAACCTGAGCTGATTGCAGCAGCAATACTCCTACCAAGTTTACGAACTTCCTGGACCACAGACGAGAGCATTATCAAAGCTG GCCTTGATTTCATCAGAAATCACCTAGACACAGAGCTGGAAGAGGTCAGCGCAAGCAGCAGCCTTTCTGATGAAGATGACTTCATTGCATCCATGGAATCAGGAAAACCAGATGCAGGAGAACTTGAGAGGTACCTTTCATGTACATCCACTGCAGGTGTGGATCTATTGCAAACATTTCCTCACATCAAGAAGCTTTCACTCAAAATCAACACTGGCCTTCCTGCATCTGCAGCCTGTGAGAGACAAGTTTTTAGTCATGCAGGGCTACTGTTTACAGCTCGACGGTCACAGCTTCACGACAAGAATCTTGAGAGTCAACTACTACTGAAGCTTAACCGTGACTTCACTGAGTGA
- the LOC144030492 gene encoding uncharacterized protein LOC144030492 isoform X2: protein MGFLAEYTAVMKPVVLALNLLQDQSSVHMGFLLPTLYQLQEDLKRLEPSCKICGPLVGALREGIQKRFGDVMKEPELIAAAILLPSLRTSWTTDESIIKAGLDFIRNHLDTELEEVSASSSLSDEDDFIASMESGKPDAGELERYLSCTSTAGVDLLQTFPHIKKLSLKINTGLPASAACERQVFSHAGLLFTARRSQLHDKNLESQLLLKLNRDFTE from the exons ATGGGATTTTTGGCTGAGTACACTGCTGTGATGAAGCCTGTTGTCCTGGCCCTTAACCTCCTCCAAGACCAATCATCTGTGCACATGGGCTTCTTGCTGCCAACACTTTACCAGTTACAGGAGGACCTGAAGAGGCTGGAGCCATCTTGCAAAATATGTGGACCTCTTGTTGGTGCCCTGCGGGAAGGAATCCAGAAACGTTTCGGAGATGTCATGAAAGAACCTGAGCTGATTGCAGCAGCAATACTCCTACCAAGTTTACGAACTTCCTGGACCACAGACGAGAGCATTATCAAAGCTG GCCTTGATTTCATCAGAAATCACCTAGACACAGAGCTGGAAGAGGTCAGCGCAAGCAGCAGCCTTTCTGATGAAGATGACTTCATTGCATCCATGGAATCAGGAAAACCAGATGCAGGAGAACTTGAGAGGTACCTTTCATGTACATCCACTGCAGGTGTGGATCTATTGCAAACATTTCCTCACATCAAGAAGCTTTCACTCAAAATCAACACTGGCCTTCCTGCATCTGCAGCCTGTGAGAGACAAGTTTTTAGTCATGCAGGGCTACTGTTTACAGCTCGACGGTCACAGCTTCACGACAAGAATCTTGAGAGTCAACTACTACTGAAGCTTAACCGTGACTTCACTGAGTGA